TTTATAGACGAGATCGTCAATAATGTGCGGCGGTTCTCCCGGGATTTGAGGCCAGACGTCTTGGACGATCTGGGTCTGATTTTCGCCCTGAAACGCTTGCTTGAGGAGTTCGGGGCCCTCCATAACATTGAGTTTTCTCTGGACTTGGATGACCTCGGAAATCTGTTATCCTCACAGGCCCAGATTATCATCTATCGGATATTTCAGGAATCTCTCACCAACATCGGCAAGTACGCCCAGGCAAGCCGGGTTGCGGTAAGCTTGAAAAACGAGAACGATAAAGTCTCTTTTTCTGTGGAAGATAACGGTAAGGGATTTGACCTGGAGCAAGTCAGGGCCTTGGACGTTGCCAAACGGGGATTGGGCCTGACGGCTATGGAGGAACGGGTGCGAATGTTGGGGGGGACCTTGAAAATTTGTAGCCAAAAAGGAATCGGCACCAGGATTTCTTTTAATATTCCCATTACTCTATTAAGTTCATCATAAAGTGAAAATTAGCAAGTATCTGCTCTCTATACGCCGCTTGAATTGAAAAGATCGGCATTCCATATGGTTATCATATATGCATTTAAGAACGGACCAATATTGTAAATTTTACCTTCAAAAGGGACGGGAGCGGTACCGACCTAACAGGATGATGAAAAACTCTTTTTTAAGAGCCCCAAAAAAATCGCTGTCTATAAGGATAGTTAGGTGCTATAGTTAATGATAACAATATGTTATCTGGGAGGCAGCGGTTATGCGCGGTGACGATGTGCAGCAGCAAGCCATGTTCAGCTATCTTTCCCCCGAAGGTCGAGTGCCCCAGGATCATCCCCTCCGGCCCATCCGGAACATGGTGAATCAAGCCTTGGCCGAACTGTCCGGGGAGTTCCAGACTATGTATTCCCGGGAGGGTCGCCCTTCCATCGCCCCGGAAAAGCTGCTACGCGCCTTGTTGCTCCAGGTCCTTTATACCATCCGCAGCGAACGACTTTTGATGGAGCAGTTGGATTACAATCTCCTGTTTCGCTGGTTCGTGGGCCTGTCCATGGATGACAAGGTCTGGGATCATTCCGTCTTCTCCAAGAATCGGGACCGCTTTCTCCGTTCGGACTTGGCCGCGGCCTTTTTCGGGCGCATCAAAGAGCAGGCCGCGATAGCCGGATTGCTGTCGGACGAGCATTTCACCGTGTATGGCACCCTGATTGAGGCCTGGGCTTCACTGAAGAGTTTCCGGCCTAAGGACACCCCGCCTCCCGATGCCGGCTCCGGCCGCAACCCGGAAGTGGATTTTCATGGTGAACGCCGCTTGAACCAAACGCATGCCTCCGCCACTGATCCGGAAGCGCGGCTTTTCCGCAAGGGCAAAGGCAAGGAGGCCAAGCTCTGCTTCATGGGGCATGTATTGATGGAGAACCGCCACGGCCTGATCATCGCTCCCCGTCTCACGGCGGCTACCGGCACCGCCGAACGGGACACGGCAGAGCGCTTGGTCGGCGACCTGTGCGGCAGACATCGCATTACCGTGGGCGGTGATAAAGCTTATGATACTCGGGAGTTTGTCCAAGCTCTGCGTACCCTTAATGCCGTGCCGCATGTGGCCCAAAATTGCACGGGCAGGAAGTCTGCCATTGACGCCCGGACCACTCACCATCCGGGTTATGCCATCAGTCAAAGGCTGCGGAAACGGGTGGAGGAAATCTTTGGCTGGATCAAGAGCGTCGGCAACCTCAGGAAAACCCGGCACCGAGGCATCGAACGGGTGGGCTGGATGTTCACCCTCACCGCCGCCGCTTACAACCTGGTGCGAATACGCAACCTGGCGGCAGCGGTTGCTCCTTGAACCGAAAAGGACCCCGGGAAGGCGATAATACTCCCGGCAACCCGTAACCGAAGGAGTAAGCGACCCAGATTTATCAACAAAGTTGCCCATCATAAGGGTACCGAAGGCCTCCTGAAGCAGGAGATACAGCTTAATTACGTTGGTTTTTCATCAGCCTGCTAGTCCTCTGTCCGAATAGATTTCTCCGTGATCGGATTCCTCCTCCTCCCATTCATCCACCCTCTCATGCATGTCGTTGAACTCCCACCCCGCTCGATGACGTTCCTTAAAAATTTCCCGCACGAACTTCTTGGGGCTATCCGCAATTCGTGCAACAACGACCAAGTTTAGGTCATTGGTTTCTTGACCTGGCTGAATCATGAGGGATACGTAGTGATAATAAACAAAATAGTCCCCTTTAGGTCTCTTAATTGGCCATTCGACCCACATGGTACTTTCAACCGGCGGAAACAGAAGGACCTTCTGCCCCTGGCGCTCATAGGTCACCCCTATATTGAAGATAAATGCATCGTTCGCGTACCCCTTCAAACGGCACAAATTCATTTACTTGACTCCGAAAAAGGCAGGAAAAAGTCGATTAGAAGGAAAAAAAGGGGGTTACCTACCAGGCAAATCAACGGCACAACGGCATTGGCCCGGGAAGCGCCAGCATTCAAATCATGTAGGCGTTACGTGGAGCGGTTATTTTCTGAATAATGGGAAATTGTTAAAGGAGAAACCCTTGTTCGCATGGCGAGTGGCTAAGTCTGCAACCATTGCCGTGTGATATGGAAATTTCTGGCTTGTGTCGTTTGGTCAAGACGCCCGTAAAAATCCGGGTAGCCTGATAACCCATGAAACTCCGAAGTCACAAGAATGGTTCTTAAGTTAACTGACCAAAGAAACCTTAGAGCAAGTAACTTCAGCCTTTGATTGACATGAGCAGCGTGAAAAAAAGAGGTATTTG
This sequence is a window from Desulfobaccales bacterium. Protein-coding genes within it:
- a CDS encoding IS5 family transposase, producing the protein MRGDDVQQQAMFSYLSPEGRVPQDHPLRPIRNMVNQALAELSGEFQTMYSREGRPSIAPEKLLRALLLQVLYTIRSERLLMEQLDYNLLFRWFVGLSMDDKVWDHSVFSKNRDRFLRSDLAAAFFGRIKEQAAIAGLLSDEHFTVYGTLIEAWASLKSFRPKDTPPPDAGSGRNPEVDFHGERRLNQTHASATDPEARLFRKGKGKEAKLCFMGHVLMENRHGLIIAPRLTAATGTAERDTAERLVGDLCGRHRITVGGDKAYDTREFVQALRTLNAVPHVAQNCTGRKSAIDARTTHHPGYAISQRLRKRVEEIFGWIKSVGNLRKTRHRGIERVGWMFTLTAAAYNLVRIRNLAAAVAP